The following are from one region of the Actinomyces sp. oral taxon 897 genome:
- the cas7e gene encoding type I-E CRISPR-associated protein Cas7/Cse4/CasC, with amino-acid sequence MSTYVDIHVIQNLPPSCVNRDDSGSPKSAVYGGVRRLRVSSQSWKRATRLYFNDLLDAKDVGVRTKRVAELLAARITEDAPDLAGNATKLAEEVFKTARIKLSPPRNKKDAPPESGYLLFLSTSQVERLAELAIASAHSGEALDAKAVKKVFKEAHAVDIALFGRMVADDTDLNVDAACQVAHAISTHAAENEYDFFTAVDDEKNRSEEEDAGAGMMGTVEFSSATMYRYATVNVDLLRHNLGDSEATLRALEVFVRGFCLSMPTGKQNTFANRTVPETVVVTVREDQPVSLVGAFEEAVPAQGAHGYVARSVEALARHAATIEDNYGLEPLRSFVVALTDSDAVTSLGERVSFTDLPAQVREAVSPRLPGQEQA; translated from the coding sequence CATCCAGAACCTGCCTCCCTCCTGCGTCAACCGTGACGACTCAGGCTCCCCCAAGTCCGCCGTCTACGGGGGCGTACGCCGTCTACGGGTCTCCAGCCAGTCCTGGAAGCGGGCCACCCGCCTGTACTTCAACGACCTCCTGGACGCCAAGGACGTCGGCGTGCGCACCAAGCGGGTCGCCGAGCTGCTGGCCGCCCGGATCACCGAGGACGCCCCTGACCTCGCGGGGAACGCCACCAAGCTGGCCGAGGAGGTGTTCAAGACGGCCAGGATCAAGCTCTCGCCCCCACGCAACAAGAAGGACGCCCCTCCGGAGTCCGGCTACCTGCTGTTCCTGTCCACCAGCCAGGTAGAGCGACTGGCCGAGCTCGCGATCGCCTCGGCCCACAGCGGCGAGGCGCTGGACGCCAAGGCGGTCAAGAAGGTCTTCAAGGAGGCGCACGCCGTCGATATCGCCCTGTTCGGCCGTATGGTCGCCGACGACACCGACCTCAATGTCGACGCCGCCTGCCAGGTGGCCCACGCCATCTCCACGCACGCCGCGGAGAACGAGTACGACTTCTTCACCGCCGTGGACGACGAGAAGAACCGCTCCGAGGAGGAGGACGCCGGCGCCGGCATGATGGGCACGGTCGAGTTCTCCTCGGCCACCATGTACCGCTACGCCACCGTCAACGTGGACCTGCTGCGGCACAACCTCGGGGACAGTGAGGCCACGCTGCGGGCGCTGGAGGTCTTTGTCCGGGGCTTCTGCCTGTCCATGCCCACCGGTAAGCAGAACACCTTCGCCAACCGGACCGTGCCTGAGACCGTCGTCGTGACCGTGCGCGAGGACCAGCCCGTCTCCCTGGTGGGGGCCTTCGAGGAGGCGGTTCCGGCACAGGGCGCCCACGGCTACGTGGCCCGCTCCGTGGAGGCGCTGGCCCGGCACGCGGCGACGATCGAGGACAACTACGGCCTGGAGCCGCTGCGCAGCTTCGTGGTCGCGCTCACGGACAGTGACGCCGTGACCTCGCTCGGGGAGCGCGTGTCCTTCACCGACCTGCCGGCGCAGGTCCGCGAGGCCGTGTCCCCGCGCCTGCCCGGTCAGGAGCAGGCCTAA